One Acinetobacter pullicarnis genomic region harbors:
- a CDS encoding aminotransferase-like domain-containing protein, with the protein MNKIERTMQVIRDQINSKKLREGARLLSVRQMATQLNHSVSTVVEAYARLVAEDLIESRAGAGFFVCSKVVKNPIVEPSYAYHREIDPLWISRQSLEAPADMLKPGCGWLPKNWMPEQSIRKALKMASRLDAELLTNYATPHGHLGLRQLIARKKQSNDLHVNANQICLTGSGTHAIDLVLRLLVKPGDLILIDDPCYFNFHAILKAHHLQAIAVPFNENGPDVERFAEALQFRPKLYLTNTGIHNPTGAVLTTQIAYQIAKLAEQADMTIVEDDIFADFEHSPAPKYAALAGLEKVIHIGSFSKTLSAAIRCGYIISHSEQIQALIDLKIATHFSCSQLNEEIVYLALTDSSYPKHLEWIKNHLIEAMNQTIKRLALLNIKPWIIPRGGIFLWCALPDQLDAGEISKICLQHQVVLAPGNSFSESKQARHFLRFNVAQCNDKRIYDVLEIAIQQVLAQSRSPTVNLM; encoded by the coding sequence ATGAATAAAATTGAACGAACCATGCAGGTCATCCGTGATCAGATCAACAGTAAAAAATTACGAGAAGGCGCACGTTTACTTTCAGTTCGACAAATGGCCACGCAATTAAATCATTCGGTATCTACAGTTGTGGAGGCTTATGCACGCTTAGTTGCAGAAGATCTTATAGAGTCTAGGGCTGGTGCTGGATTTTTTGTTTGTAGCAAAGTCGTGAAAAATCCAATCGTTGAACCAAGTTATGCCTATCACCGTGAGATTGATCCTTTATGGATTTCTCGACAATCCCTTGAAGCCCCTGCAGATATGCTGAAGCCCGGTTGTGGTTGGTTACCCAAAAACTGGATGCCAGAGCAAAGTATTCGCAAGGCCTTAAAAATGGCTTCGCGCTTGGATGCTGAACTCTTAACCAACTATGCTACACCACACGGGCATTTGGGCTTAAGACAGTTGATTGCACGAAAAAAACAAAGCAATGATTTACATGTCAATGCCAATCAGATTTGTTTAACAGGTTCAGGCACACATGCGATTGATCTCGTCCTGCGATTACTGGTAAAACCAGGGGACCTCATTCTGATTGATGATCCTTGTTATTTTAACTTTCATGCCATCTTAAAAGCCCATCATCTACAAGCCATTGCCGTTCCATTCAATGAAAATGGTCCTGATGTTGAGCGTTTTGCAGAAGCACTGCAGTTTCGACCAAAGCTCTATTTAACCAATACCGGTATTCACAATCCAACAGGGGCGGTACTCACCACTCAAATTGCTTATCAAATCGCGAAACTGGCTGAACAGGCCGATATGACCATTGTGGAAGATGATATTTTTGCAGATTTTGAACATAGCCCAGCACCCAAATATGCCGCATTAGCAGGTTTAGAAAAGGTCATTCATATTGGTAGCTTTTCTAAAACCTTATCTGCAGCAATCCGTTGTGGTTATATCATTAGTCATTCTGAACAGATCCAAGCCCTGATCGATCTTAAAATAGCCACGCATTTTAGCTGTTCACAGTTGAACGAAGAAATTGTTTATTTGGCATTAACGGATAGTAGCTACCCTAAACATCTGGAGTGGATTAAAAACCATTTAATAGAGGCGATGAATCAAACCATTAAACGTTTGGCTTTGTTAAATATTAAACCTTGGATTATTCCACGTGGTGGCATCTTTTTGTGGTGTGCCTTACCTGATCAACTGGATGCAGGGGAGATTTCTAAAATATGTTTACAGCATCAAGTGGTACTTGCACCGGGTAATTCTTTTAGTGAGTCCAAGCAAGCCCGTCATTTTCTTCGCTTTAATGTCGCCCAATGTAATGACAAACGCATTTATGATGTGCTTGAAATTGCAATACAACAAGTGTTGGCACAGTCAAGATCCCCAACCGTCAACCTTATGTAA
- a CDS encoding phospholipase D-like domain-containing protein, with product MNQSKLGEMTNTNLDHWVTLPESKQKIQQDQTGYLVLDEAFVSIAARIHLIREAKQSLDLQYYIWGDDFIGNLMLSELLQAADRGVHVRILIDDQNGRQLDTQFKALMQHPNIEIKLYNPYKFRTLRIFDYVFRTKQINRRMHNKLIIADGAIAVTGGRNISSEYFDASKSLQFSDLDVLFFGQIIQQANQVFIDFWNHQLSFPVEQFVTVGQPDDLKQLRTDFIQFKQDNLQTGKKVDLEQQKLYKRLKYSQINWGTAYFLADSPDKTLAQAQGKQLIFNQIAEKMGEPKYALDLISAYFVPTQSGTEYISALPEKDVKVRVLTNSFVANDVALVHAFYQQYRKELLKKGVKLYEFKPYIQRERRTWYEIATGNVIPPKGTNRSSLHAKFINVDQNIFIGSFNFDPRSFNLNTEVGLMIESQQLHQTISDALDQYLPQIAYELQLDKHGEIIWLDQQADGTVIQYQTDPQTTKFQRFIMYSASYLPIEWMM from the coding sequence ATGAATCAGTCTAAGCTTGGGGAAATGACCAACACCAATTTAGATCACTGGGTTACGCTGCCTGAATCTAAGCAAAAAATACAACAAGATCAAACGGGTTATTTGGTCCTAGATGAAGCATTCGTCAGCATTGCGGCACGCATACATTTGATTCGTGAAGCCAAACAGAGTTTGGATTTACAATATTATATTTGGGGTGATGATTTTATTGGCAATTTGATGCTCAGTGAATTACTCCAAGCCGCAGATCGTGGTGTCCATGTTCGCATTTTGATTGATGATCAAAATGGTCGCCAGCTAGACACTCAATTTAAAGCCTTAATGCAACATCCCAACATCGAAATAAAGCTTTATAACCCTTATAAATTTAGAACACTACGCATCTTTGACTATGTATTTAGGACCAAGCAAATTAATCGCCGGATGCACAATAAGCTGATTATTGCAGATGGTGCGATCGCCGTGACAGGCGGTCGAAATATTAGCAGTGAATATTTTGATGCAAGTAAATCCCTACAGTTTTCCGACCTCGATGTATTGTTTTTTGGGCAGATCATCCAACAGGCCAATCAAGTATTTATTGATTTTTGGAATCACCAACTGAGCTTCCCTGTTGAACAATTTGTTACCGTTGGGCAGCCAGATGATCTTAAGCAATTGAGAACTGACTTTATTCAATTTAAGCAAGACAATCTACAAACTGGAAAAAAAGTCGATCTGGAACAACAAAAGCTATATAAGCGACTGAAATACAGCCAAATCAATTGGGGGACTGCATATTTTCTCGCAGATTCACCAGACAAAACCTTGGCACAGGCGCAAGGAAAACAATTGATTTTCAATCAAATTGCAGAAAAAATGGGTGAACCCAAATATGCATTAGATTTAATTTCAGCCTATTTTGTTCCAACACAAAGTGGCACTGAATATATCAGCGCACTGCCAGAAAAAGACGTGAAAGTTCGTGTGTTGACCAATTCATTTGTCGCCAATGACGTTGCCTTAGTGCATGCTTTTTATCAGCAATATCGTAAAGAACTGCTTAAAAAAGGCGTAAAACTCTATGAGTTTAAACCCTATATTCAGCGCGAACGACGGACATGGTATGAGATTGCAACGGGCAATGTGATTCCCCCCAAAGGGACGAATCGCTCAAGTTTGCATGCCAAGTTCATTAACGTTGACCAAAACATTTTCATTGGTTCTTTTAACTTTGATCCTCGTTCCTTTAACTTAAATACCGAAGTGGGTTTAATGATTGAATCCCAGCAATTACATCAGACGATTTCGGATGCATTGGATCAGTACTTACCTCAAATTGCGTATGAACTACAACTAGATAAACACGGTGAAATTATCTGGCTTGATCAGCAAGCAGATGGCACTGTGATTCAATATCAAACTGATCCGCAAACCACCAAATTTCAACGCTTTATTATGTATAGTGCTTCGTACCTACCAATTGAATGGATGATGTAA